A window of the Cystobacter fuscus genome harbors these coding sequences:
- a CDS encoding FG-GAP repeat domain-containing protein: MSSTRNSTVPTLLMVPLLSALCLLLVACPGNPGPPPLGGNPGPGSPGNPDPGPGSDADGGLVQASDGGTFDAKPSCTGGSSCQGSCPDGGAVCLGNCGFLPPVRYALGGDQVDLAVGDLQNDGFDELVTADTGGKVISVLLNRRQGLFQTPSLWRAEQPTSMALAKLDGNESLDVLTTNGGNSTFGLYRGRGDGSFERLLSSPSAALLRDLKVWEENGTRRVAAIKADTQEVSVFAVNGDGSLGTATSYLASPEPRALVVTDFNGDGRPDLAVAHATTCASTQDTTCESVGVLLGQSDGTFAAQRFTQTGGTPIGLVAARLDLDALPDLIVADSRRHQVLVLLARGDGSFVVQASYPTVRSPTRLLLMDVNRDSVPDLVVGSLGNEVGVLLGQPGGTFAPQVALSASNLEAGIRALASSDFDKDGVNDLAVLTGTGVQMLWGICR, encoded by the coding sequence GTGTCGTCGACGAGAAACTCCACTGTTCCCACCCTGCTCATGGTGCCTCTGTTGAGTGCGTTGTGTCTGTTGCTCGTGGCGTGCCCCGGTAATCCAGGGCCTCCCCCCCTCGGCGGCAATCCAGGACCGGGCTCGCCGGGGAATCCGGATCCGGGGCCGGGGTCCGACGCGGATGGCGGCCTCGTGCAGGCCAGCGATGGAGGCACCTTCGATGCGAAGCCCTCGTGCACCGGGGGCTCGTCGTGCCAGGGCTCCTGTCCGGATGGTGGCGCCGTCTGTCTCGGCAACTGCGGCTTCCTGCCCCCGGTGCGCTACGCGCTCGGCGGAGATCAGGTGGACCTGGCGGTGGGCGACCTGCAGAACGATGGTTTCGATGAACTCGTCACGGCGGACACCGGCGGCAAGGTGATCTCCGTGCTGCTCAACCGCCGCCAGGGGCTCTTCCAGACGCCCAGCCTGTGGCGCGCCGAGCAGCCCACGTCCATGGCGCTCGCGAAGCTCGATGGGAACGAGTCCCTGGATGTGCTCACCACCAACGGTGGCAACTCCACGTTCGGGCTGTACCGGGGCCGGGGAGATGGCTCCTTCGAGCGGCTCCTCTCCTCGCCGTCCGCGGCCCTGCTGCGCGACCTGAAGGTGTGGGAGGAGAACGGGACCCGGCGCGTCGCGGCGATCAAGGCGGACACCCAGGAGGTCTCCGTGTTCGCGGTGAACGGTGACGGTTCGTTGGGGACGGCGACCTCCTACCTCGCGTCTCCGGAGCCCCGGGCCCTGGTGGTCACGGACTTCAATGGGGATGGGCGCCCCGACCTCGCCGTCGCTCACGCGACCACCTGCGCCTCGACGCAAGACACGACGTGCGAGTCCGTGGGCGTGCTGCTGGGCCAGAGCGATGGCACCTTCGCGGCGCAGCGCTTCACCCAGACGGGTGGCACGCCGATCGGGCTCGTGGCGGCCCGGCTGGACTTGGATGCCCTGCCGGACTTGATCGTCGCCGATTCGCGCCGCCATCAGGTGCTCGTGCTCCTCGCGCGGGGAGATGGCTCCTTCGTCGTCCAGGCCTCCTATCCCACCGTCCGCTCGCCCACGCGCCTGCTGCTCATGGACGTCAACCGCGACTCGGTGCCCGATCTGGTGGTGGGCTCGCTGGGCAACGAGGTGGGGGTGCTGCTCGGCCAGCCGGGTGGGACCTTCGCGCCGCAGGTCGCCCTGTCCGCCAGCAATCTGGAGGCGGGCATCCGCGCCCTGGCCTCGTCCGACTTCGACAAGGATGGCGTCAACGACCTGGCCGTCCTCACCGGCACGGGCGTGCAGATGCTCTGGGGCATCTGCCGCTGA
- a CDS encoding DUF6232 family protein: protein MRQHESGQGARARPVLWLVSSSPAPVQTPSGERVLVEGEGLRLTSERLEAEGHSWRLEELRGFGTRRESPGLWLPLGVGGSAALLVPGLLLQPGSFRVTAALVVATLLVFAAIARVVAAADTYRLLVRTAEGERQVWCGQDHQLLARVVRELGEKLEHSEPPRPAPVRRLVLVR from the coding sequence ATGAGGCAGCATGAATCCGGGCAGGGAGCGCGGGCACGGCCCGTGTTGTGGTTGGTCTCCTCCTCGCCCGCCCCTGTCCAGACGCCCTCGGGCGAGCGGGTGCTGGTGGAGGGCGAGGGCTTGCGGCTCACCAGCGAGCGGCTGGAAGCGGAGGGCCACTCGTGGCGGCTGGAGGAGCTGCGCGGCTTCGGCACGCGGCGCGAGTCCCCGGGGCTGTGGCTGCCACTCGGAGTGGGGGGAAGCGCGGCGCTGCTGGTGCCGGGACTGCTGTTGCAGCCGGGCTCGTTCCGGGTGACGGCCGCGCTGGTGGTGGCCACGCTGCTCGTCTTCGCCGCCATCGCCCGGGTGGTGGCCGCCGCGGACACCTACCGGCTGCTGGTGCGCACCGCCGAGGGGGAGCGTCAGGTGTGGTGCGGACAGGATCACCAGCTGCTCGCGCGGGTGGTGCGCGAGCTGGGGGAGAAGCTCGAGCATTCCGAGCCCCCGCGCCCGGCCCCGGTGCGCCGGCTCGTCCTCGTGCGCTGA
- a CDS encoding DNA-binding response regulator: MLPRTVRLHGADESLRSLLSDVLGDMGIPLEEDGGGARPDVVLALVEREDSVRGVLREVSGAAPVIVLLPFEDERLRCLAMRLGARSCYALGTPLEALKRLLREVGLSNAPGGWGGEAR; the protein is encoded by the coding sequence GTGCTGCCAAGGACGGTCCGGTTGCACGGCGCGGACGAGTCGCTGCGCTCGCTGCTGAGCGACGTGTTGGGGGACATGGGCATTCCGTTGGAGGAGGACGGCGGGGGGGCGCGTCCGGACGTGGTGCTCGCGCTGGTGGAGCGTGAGGACAGCGTGCGCGGGGTGCTGCGGGAGGTGTCGGGAGCGGCGCCCGTCATCGTGTTGTTGCCGTTCGAGGACGAGCGGTTGCGGTGCCTGGCGATGCGCCTGGGCGCCCGGAGTTGTTACGCGCTGGGCACGCCGCTGGAGGCGCTCAAGCGGCTGCTGCGCGAGGTGGGCCTGTCAAATGCTCCGGGCGGCTGGGGCGGGGAGGCACGATGA
- a CDS encoding PTS sugar transporter subunit IIA, protein MRFTDHLPEGGIIPALGARDWHGVLHELARTLSAHAHAPVRHIEERLAVRERICSTAIGEGVAIPHCRVERLKHTTVCVAVHPAGVDFGARDGRPVRLLVTLVSPEKAASLHLGLLTRIAALLRDTHLRQAVLETPSAGAIRSLFVRAEDAYLSAQHARQGVHLSTSL, encoded by the coding sequence ATGCGATTCACGGATCACCTGCCAGAAGGCGGCATCATTCCCGCGTTGGGGGCGAGGGATTGGCACGGCGTGTTGCATGAGCTCGCCCGGACGCTCTCGGCGCATGCCCACGCGCCGGTGCGGCACATCGAGGAGCGGCTCGCGGTGCGCGAGCGCATCTGCAGCACGGCGATTGGCGAGGGGGTGGCCATTCCCCACTGCCGGGTGGAGCGGCTGAAGCACACCACGGTGTGTGTCGCCGTGCACCCGGCGGGCGTGGACTTCGGCGCCCGGGATGGGCGGCCCGTGCGGCTGCTGGTGACGCTCGTGTCACCGGAGAAGGCCGCGAGCCTGCACCTGGGCCTGCTCACCCGCATCGCGGCGCTGCTAAGGGATACCCACCTGCGGCAGGCGGTGCTGGAGACGCCCTCGGCCGGGGCCATCCGCTCGCTGTTCGTCCGGGCCGAGGACGCCTACCTGTCCGCCCAGCATGCCCGGCAGGGCGTCCACCTGTCGACGAGCCTCTAG
- a CDS encoding pirin family protein gives MNSQDTMDLKSHPALETLIVAPTKDLGDGFEVRRALPSARRRMVGPFIFLDQMGPALFEAGKGLDVRPHPHIGLATVTYLFEGSILHRDSLGTVQPIHAGAVNWMTAGRGIVHSERTAPQTRAAGGKLFGLQAWVALPKAHEETAPSFVHHPAETMPFLEGEGVRMHVLAGALHGKRSSVKTFSDMFYADVALEKGARFVIPAEHEERGLYLAEGSVEVDGTEFGVGELLVLRPGSELVVRATRATRMAVLGGEPMDGPRYIFWNFVSSSKERLEQAKADWRERRFAAVPEETEFIPLPADPPAPVRYP, from the coding sequence ATGAACAGCCAGGACACGATGGACCTCAAGTCGCACCCCGCGCTGGAGACGCTGATCGTCGCCCCGACGAAGGACCTGGGGGATGGCTTCGAGGTGCGGCGGGCGCTGCCCTCGGCGAGGCGCCGGATGGTGGGCCCCTTCATCTTCCTGGACCAGATGGGGCCGGCGCTGTTCGAGGCGGGCAAGGGGCTGGACGTGCGGCCGCATCCGCACATCGGCCTGGCCACGGTCACCTATCTCTTCGAGGGCTCCATCCTGCACCGGGACAGCCTGGGCACGGTGCAGCCCATCCACGCGGGGGCGGTGAACTGGATGACGGCGGGCCGGGGCATCGTGCACTCCGAGCGCACGGCGCCGCAGACGCGCGCCGCGGGCGGGAAGCTCTTCGGGCTCCAGGCGTGGGTGGCGCTGCCCAAGGCGCACGAGGAGACGGCGCCCTCCTTCGTGCACCACCCCGCCGAGACGATGCCCTTCCTCGAGGGCGAGGGCGTGCGCATGCACGTGCTCGCCGGAGCGCTGCATGGCAAGCGCTCGTCGGTGAAGACCTTCTCGGACATGTTCTACGCGGACGTGGCGCTGGAGAAGGGGGCGCGCTTCGTCATCCCGGCCGAGCACGAGGAGCGGGGGCTCTACCTCGCCGAGGGCTCGGTGGAGGTGGATGGCACCGAGTTCGGCGTGGGCGAGCTGCTCGTGCTGCGTCCGGGCAGTGAGCTCGTCGTGCGAGCCACCCGCGCGACGCGCATGGCGGTGCTGGGGGGCGAGCCGATGGACGGTCCGCGCTACATCTTCTGGAACTTCGTCTCCAGCTCGAAGGAGCGGCTGGAGCAGGCGAAGGCGGACTGGCGCGAGCGCCGCTTCGCCGCGGTCCCCGAGGAGACGGAGTTCATTCCGCTGCCCGCGGATCCGCCCGCGCCCGTGCGCTATCCGTGA
- a CDS encoding OsmC family protein, producing the protein MAIQSQTEQSGAFRQVLHVGAHTLHADTPTTPGGEASAPGPHDYFDAALASCKALTAMWYAKKYGMALERVETIVERDDSRERQGTYVLNVKLAFHGDLTPEQKQKLHDAVARCPIHKLMTSTTIEVVTAPLDPAGT; encoded by the coding sequence ATGGCCATCCAGAGTCAAACCGAGCAGAGCGGCGCGTTCCGTCAGGTCCTCCATGTCGGCGCCCACACCCTCCACGCCGACACCCCGACCACTCCGGGCGGCGAGGCCTCCGCCCCGGGGCCCCATGACTACTTCGATGCCGCGCTCGCGTCGTGCAAGGCCCTGACGGCCATGTGGTACGCGAAGAAGTACGGCATGGCCCTGGAGCGCGTGGAGACCATCGTCGAGCGCGACGACTCACGCGAGCGCCAGGGCACCTATGTGCTCAACGTGAAGCTCGCCTTCCACGGCGACCTCACCCCGGAGCAGAAGCAGAAGCTCCACGACGCCGTCGCGCGCTGCCCCATCCACAAGCTCATGACCTCGACCACCATCGAGGTCGTCACGGCGCCGCTCGACCCGGCCGGTACCTGA
- a CDS encoding potassium transporter Kup — protein sequence MSTLGAVGHRAEETPRGAAGTRRDHPARRGPSRLGQTRREPQGLALLTLTALGVVFGDLGTSPLYALQESFHGPHAVEVTSGNILGVLSLIVWSLLLVVCVKYLTLLLRLDNEGEGGILALVAMLRPAGSRGRRAVLVGLGLFGAALLYGDGVITPSISVLSAVEGLKVATPVFEPYVVPLTVLILLALFFVQPWGPGRVGVVFGPIVALWFLSIGAIGAWGVLRAPEVLAAFNPWHAVRFFQESGWHGFRVLGSVILCLTGAEALYADMGNFGRRPIRLAWFSLALPALLLSYLSQGAFLLHHPEAADAPFYRSLPGHALYPMVVLATLATVVASQALISAVFSLTHQATQLGYCPRLTLRHTSPTHEGQIYLPAINWALMTACVAVVLGFRSSQALASAYGLAVSGTMVITTLIFGSVARRRWHWPPWALGLVVAGFFLVDVCFLGANLLKISEGGWLPLVMATVVFLLMAVWRHGLELLLAQRDTHGVEMEKLLQALSRSPLPRVRGTAVFLTGTRHGAPPVLVHHLEHNQVLHEQVVLFTVVTETEASVEPSERVSWQSHGQGVTRVTARYGFMEHPDVPRVLEQARRLGLEALAEPVTFYIGRVTLSVRRGRGAPLWVKRLFRLMLRNAPPTTDHFRLPAQRVMELGAQVEF from the coding sequence ATGAGCACGCTCGGAGCCGTGGGACACCGAGCAGAGGAGACTCCCCGGGGGGCCGCGGGCACCAGGCGCGACCACCCCGCGAGGCGAGGTCCTTCCCGCCTGGGACAGACGCGCCGGGAACCCCAGGGACTCGCGCTGCTCACCCTGACCGCCCTGGGCGTGGTGTTCGGGGACCTGGGGACGAGCCCCCTCTACGCGCTCCAGGAGAGCTTCCACGGACCGCACGCGGTGGAGGTGACGTCCGGCAACATCCTCGGGGTGCTGTCGCTCATCGTCTGGTCGCTGCTGCTGGTGGTGTGCGTGAAGTACCTCACGCTCCTGTTGCGCCTGGACAACGAGGGCGAGGGCGGCATTCTCGCGCTGGTGGCGATGCTGCGGCCGGCCGGCTCGCGGGGGAGGCGCGCGGTGCTGGTGGGGCTCGGGCTGTTCGGCGCGGCGCTGCTGTACGGGGATGGCGTCATCACCCCATCCATCTCGGTGCTCTCGGCGGTGGAGGGGCTGAAGGTGGCCACGCCCGTCTTCGAGCCCTACGTGGTGCCGCTCACGGTGCTCATCCTCCTGGCGCTCTTCTTCGTGCAGCCCTGGGGCCCGGGACGGGTGGGGGTGGTGTTCGGGCCCATCGTGGCGCTGTGGTTCCTGAGCATCGGGGCCATCGGGGCCTGGGGTGTGCTGCGCGCCCCCGAGGTGCTCGCCGCCTTCAATCCCTGGCACGCGGTGCGCTTCTTCCAGGAGTCGGGCTGGCACGGCTTCCGGGTGCTCGGCTCCGTCATCCTGTGCCTCACCGGCGCCGAGGCGCTCTACGCGGACATGGGCAACTTCGGCCGGCGGCCCATCCGGCTCGCGTGGTTCTCACTCGCCCTGCCGGCGCTCCTGTTGAGCTACCTCTCCCAGGGAGCCTTCCTCCTGCACCACCCCGAGGCCGCCGACGCCCCCTTCTACCGCTCACTGCCCGGCCATGCGCTCTACCCCATGGTGGTGCTGGCCACGCTGGCCACGGTGGTGGCATCCCAGGCGCTCATCAGCGCGGTGTTCTCCCTCACCCATCAGGCGACCCAACTGGGCTATTGCCCGCGGCTGACCCTGCGCCACACGTCCCCGACTCACGAGGGGCAGATCTACCTGCCCGCCATCAACTGGGCGCTGATGACGGCGTGCGTCGCCGTGGTGCTGGGCTTCCGCTCGTCCCAGGCACTCGCCTCGGCCTATGGGCTGGCGGTGTCGGGCACCATGGTCATCACCACGCTCATCTTCGGCTCGGTGGCCCGGCGGCGCTGGCATTGGCCGCCGTGGGCGCTCGGGCTCGTGGTGGCCGGCTTCTTCCTGGTGGATGTCTGCTTCCTGGGCGCCAACCTGCTGAAGATCTCCGAGGGCGGCTGGCTGCCGCTGGTGATGGCCACGGTCGTCTTCCTGCTGATGGCGGTCTGGCGGCACGGGCTGGAGCTGCTGCTCGCCCAGCGCGACACGCACGGCGTGGAGATGGAGAAGCTGCTCCAGGCGCTCTCGCGCAGCCCCCTGCCCCGGGTGCGTGGCACGGCGGTGTTCCTGACCGGCACGAGACACGGCGCGCCGCCGGTGCTCGTGCACCACCTGGAGCACAACCAGGTGCTGCACGAGCAGGTGGTGCTGTTCACGGTCGTCACCGAGACGGAGGCGTCGGTGGAGCCCTCCGAGCGCGTGAGCTGGCAGTCGCATGGCCAGGGCGTCACGCGGGTGACGGCGCGCTACGGCTTCATGGAGCACCCGGACGTGCCCCGGGTGCTGGAGCAGGCGCGCCGGCTCGGGCTGGAGGCCCTGGCGGAGCCCGTGACCTTCTATATCGGGCGGGTGACGCTGAGCGTGCGGCGTGGCCGCGGGGCACCGCTGTGGGTCAAGCGACTGTTCCGGTTGATGCTGCGCAACGCGCCGCCCACCACGGACCACTTCCGACTGCCCGCCCAGCGGGTGATGGAGCTGGGCGCGCAGGTGGAGTTCTAG